From the genome of Pieris rapae chromosome 5, ilPieRapa1.1, whole genome shotgun sequence, one region includes:
- the LOC123689192 gene encoding uncharacterized protein LOC123689192 produces MMTRLLVLTVVINSYLHEKPLHNTLWSERCKKRAVVLNDCNWCWCNERQRYHCEARVCEEIDMFGHFKDAIQAIDVGMEGHGVWRSSPTACSPGIHYRRAATLCVCNEDGNWPNPVCRDIFRVLHSVEHTSLTHPTSNYTCSPTKLYVVGCNVCFCPSSGYLDPTLCTQNNCHKDDPILKANSNNIARTDDVDDDNLEIYASCTPNAMYNIGCMPCKCLKNNRLLCETCSKNKNKLSDHKESENECRARGTNVVFETNCNLCYCDENERKICTVRKCIKDRPKLDYKNKGNFVLTSSPVDDEDCTPGTKFYKDCNVCQCIKRSNGKKLIQCTKKMCYNTSSIDIIKSDCVLNTAYEIKCMVCHCREENGEKVQNCYTKASCNEKKPLSVSKLSGSCEPFRTYNDDCNPCRCLSDGETLLCATKKCVKRDPVSVEVVPIKRTQRNICPEGMSFRLKCNLCYCLSNNNAMCTTAECYKNSFKIKPIIN; encoded by the exons ATGATGACTCGTCTCTTGGTCTTG ACTGTTGTAATCAATTCTTATCTACATGAAAAAC CTCTTCACAATACCCTATGGAGTGAGAGGTGCAAGAAGCGTGCTGTAGTCCTGAATGACTGTAACTGGTGTTGGTGTAATGAAAGGCAGAGGTACCATTGCGAGGCTAGAGTTTGTGAAGAGATCGACATGTTCGGACATTTCAAAG ATGCCATCCAAGCGATAGACGTGGGCATGGAGGGTCATGGAGTGTGGAGGTCTTCACCGACTGCCTGCTCTCCTGGAATTCACTACCGACGGGCAGCAACGTTGTGCGTCTGTAACGAGGACGGGAACTGGCCCAATCCTGTCTGCAGAGACATTTTTCGTGTTCTACACTCAGTAGAACATACCTCCTTAACACACCCTACATCTAACTATACTTGTTCTCCCACCAAGCTCTATGTCGTAGGATGCAATGTGTGTTTTTGCCCTTCAAGTGGGTATTTAGATCCAACCCTATGTACCCAAAACAATTGTCACAAAGATGACCCTATATTAAAAGccaattctaataatatagcTCGAACAGATGATGTTGATGATGATAATCTCGAGATATATGCGTCTTGTACTCCAAATGCAATGTACAATATAGGTTGCATGCCCTGCAAATGTTTGAAGAACAATAGACTTCTTTGTGAAAcctgttctaaaaataaaaataaactttctgATCACAAAGAATCTGAAAACGAATGCCGAGCTAGAGGTACTAATGTTGTTTTTGAAACTAATTGTAACCTTTGCTATTGCGATGagaatgaaagaaaaatatgcaCTGTTcgcaaatgtattaaagatcGGCCCAaattagattataaaaataaaggcaACTTTGTGCTAACTTCATCACCTGTAGATGATGAAGACTGCACACCAGggactaaattttataaagattgtAATGTGTGTCAGTGCATCAAACGAAGTAACGGTAAAAAGCTTATACAATGTACTAAGAAAATGTGTTACAACACATCATctatagatattataaaatctgaCTGTGTTTTGAACACCGCTTACGAAATTAAATGTATGGTCTGTCATTGCCGAGAAGAGAATGGTGAGAAGgtacaaaattgttatacGAAAGCATCATGTAATGAAAAAAAGCCTTTAAGTGTCTCAAAGCTAAGTGGTTCCTGTGAACCCTTTAGAACATACAATGATGATTGTAATCCATGTCGCTGCCTTAGCGACGGTGAGACTCTCTTATGTGCTACTAAGAAATGTGTCAAAAGAGATCCGGTGTCAGTGGAAGTTGTACCAATTAAGAGgactcaaagaaatatttgtcCAGAAGGAATGTCATTTAGACTTAAgtgtaatttatgttattgtttatctaataataatgctATGTGCACTACTGCTGAATGTTACAAGAATTCGTTTAAAATAAAGccaattattaattga
- the LOC123689230 gene encoding laminin-like protein epi-1 isoform X2, whose translation MYIFPCIECVCSENGFFVLDKCVEKCQTPAKQASRTCIPGTYYRKDCHICLCPENSNLDENLCTRATCKSKNRPVFLQLRSLKMQCTPFTFLKPRCLFCDCNFEGTVDENRCVELDCTKASNIHLNPANQSCSPGEVVPNCVECFCPKNGMTSDSYCTRVCNYQNKLRILEKLVNESYVDLYNTENLKQNEDDVLCKPNFIYIEDERYCLCPESGYKSFKLCTTIKTRLQTHSSRTQDAVINNTECEPGTFVTVDCNSCYCNVNGTIDLKWCTYDDCEAKRTIVAGHKYRSHPITTINTDGTCTPGSISKVKCNFCICPESGILKDRACTKNSCYDEEIDHTIGMDKFTCAPLTYYEVDCNICFCPKNGIKNVAKCTKNHCEKNLMRSNECTAGHLFTVDCNVCVCPPNGDKIDRVCTQHKCGTAPLNLSKLSQYVDKIENIRSLDHCFPGEEFTIGCKVCVCPEMGLKMYASCENVGCEDTVETSNGLSIIDTEKTNGNAVSHNRVKRFNLDLCMEYTVHVGSERHECTPGSMYIVRCQQCICPYMGNINLFCRPLPKTTYCEQAFPGFNYLPMGRKCDKTNNTESTKPNSNETIVLEVEHQHTRYKCEKPGKILDDCFICTCEDGYVIEEHCFKSDAGNCTNSKPLFLADNRVVLN comes from the exons ATGTATATTTTTCCGTGCATCGAATGTGTCTGCTCCGAAAATGGCTTCTTCGTTCTCGATAAATGTGTTGAAAAATGTCAGACCCCCGCAAAGCAAGCATCGAGAACATGCATCCCAGGCACATATTATAGAAAAGATTGTCATATTTGCTTGTGTCCCGAAAACAGCAATTTAGATGAAAATCTTTGTACCAGGGCAACATGTAAAAGCAAAAACAGACCAGTTTTTCTGCAACTTAGAAGTTTAAAAATGCAATGTACACCATTTACATTTCTAAAACCTAGGTGTCTGTTTTGCGACTGTAACTTTGAAGGAACTGTCGACGAGAATAGATGCGTGGAATTAGATTGCACAAAAGCATCTAATATTCACTTAAATCCTGCTAATCAATCGTGTAGCCCTGGCGAAGTTGTTCCAAATTGCGTCGAATGCTTTTGCCCCAAAAATGGTATGACTAGTGATAGCTATTGTACAAGAGTCTGCAATTACCAAAACAAACTACGTATATTAGAAAAACTTGTCAATGAAAGTTATGTAGATTTATACAATACTGAAAATCTGAAACAAAATGAAGACGACGTATTATGTAAACccaatttcatatatattgagGATGAAAGGTATTGCTTGTGTCCTGAGAGCggatataaaagttttaaactcTGCACAACGATAAAAACTAGATTACAAACCCACTCGTCAAGAACACAAGACGCCGTTATCAACAACACTGAATGTGAACCCGGCACATTCGTAACGGTGGACTGCAATTCCtgttattgtaatgtaaatggTACAATTGATCTAAAATGGTGTACCTACGACGATTGTGAAGCTAAAAGAACAATAGTAGCCGGACATAAATATAGATCACATCCAATAACAACCATTAATACAGATGGAACATGTACACCTGGTTCAATATCAAAAGTGAAATGTAATTTCTGTATATGCCCAGAGAGTGGAATTTTAAAAGACCGAGCGTGTACTAAAAACAGTTGTTATGATGAAGAAATTGACCATACCATAGGTATGGATAAATTTACCTGCGCTCCCCTCACATATTATGAAGTCGATTGCAATATCTGCTTTTGTCCAAAGAATGGAATCAAAAATGTTGCTAAATGCACAAAGAATCATTGtgagaaaaatttaatgagaTCAAATGAATGTACCGCCGGGCATCTATTCACTGTCGATTGTAATGTATGTGTATGCCCGCCAAATGGCGATAAAATAGACAGAGTGTGCACTCAACATAAATGTGGCACTGCTCCTTTGAATCTTTCTAAGCTGTCACAATATGTAGATAAAATAGAGAATATAAGGTCGCTTGATCATTGTTTTCCCGGTGAGGAATTTACGATTGGATGCAAGGTTTGTGTGTGTCCTGAAATGGGTTTGAAAATGTATGCAAGTTGTGAAAATGTAGGATGTGAAGATACTGTGGAAACTAGCAACGGGCTATCG ataatagatacagaaaaaaCTAACGGAAATGCGGTATCCCATAATCGAGTGAAGAGATTCAATTTAGACCTATGTATGGAATATACAGTACACGTAGGGTCTGAAAGACATGAGTGTACGCCTGGATCTATGTATATAGTAAG ATGTCAACAATGCATATGTCCATATATGGGGAacatcaatttattttgtcGACCGCTTCCGAAAACAACCTACTGTGAACAAGCCTTTCCTGGATTTAATTACTTGCCCATGGGCAGAAAATGTGACAAGACaa ATAACACAGAAAGTACGAAGCCCAACTCTAACGAGACCATTGTTCTCGAAGTAGAGCACCAACATACACGATATAAATGCGAAAAACCTGGAAAGATATTAGATGACTGTTTTATATGCACTTGTGAAGATGGGTACGTCATAGAAGAACATTGCTTCAAAAGTGACGCCGGAAATTGTACGAACTCCAAGCCATTGTTTCTTGCTGACAATAGAGTGGTCCTTAATTAA
- the LOC123689230 gene encoding uncharacterized protein LOC123689230 isoform X1 has product MRMTVTFLTLLSRLPYQIHSYRTCVPDTQFVFNNRLCSCNNYGLWSDASCKTIERQQTCQIGQVIKEGCKQCICQKNREFVCSNICSKDGLSAYGPKCRPFKSYYINCNLCTCPVSGVSVEAQCSKDSSCPTDTNIDFQVAIKNYCIPNVMYIFPCIECVCSENGFFVLDKCVEKCQTPAKQASRTCIPGTYYRKDCHICLCPENSNLDENLCTRATCKSKNRPVFLQLRSLKMQCTPFTFLKPRCLFCDCNFEGTVDENRCVELDCTKASNIHLNPANQSCSPGEVVPNCVECFCPKNGMTSDSYCTRVCNYQNKLRILEKLVNESYVDLYNTENLKQNEDDVLCKPNFIYIEDERYCLCPESGYKSFKLCTTIKTRLQTHSSRTQDAVINNTECEPGTFVTVDCNSCYCNVNGTIDLKWCTYDDCEAKRTIVAGHKYRSHPITTINTDGTCTPGSISKVKCNFCICPESGILKDRACTKNSCYDEEIDHTIGMDKFTCAPLTYYEVDCNICFCPKNGIKNVAKCTKNHCEKNLMRSNECTAGHLFTVDCNVCVCPPNGDKIDRVCTQHKCGTAPLNLSKLSQYVDKIENIRSLDHCFPGEEFTIGCKVCVCPEMGLKMYASCENVGCEDTVETSNGLSIIDTEKTNGNAVSHNRVKRFNLDLCMEYTVHVGSERHECTPGSMYIVRCQQCICPYMGNINLFCRPLPKTTYCEQAFPGFNYLPMGRKCDKTNNTESTKPNSNETIVLEVEHQHTRYKCEKPGKILDDCFICTCEDGYVIEEHCFKSDAGNCTNSKPLFLADNRVVLN; this is encoded by the exons ATGCGCATGACTGTgacatttttaactttattatcaCGTTTGCCATATCAAATTCATAGCTAcc GTACGTGTGTTCCCGACACGCAATTCGTATTCAATAATCGATTATGCAGTTGCAATAACTACGGTTTATGGAGTGATGCAAGCTGCAAAACAATTGAACGTCAACAAACTTGTCAGATCGGACAAGTAATAAAAGAAGGCTGCAAGCAGTGCATTTGCCAGAAAAATAGGGAATTCGTTTGTTCAAATATTTGCAGTAAAGATGGTTTATCAGCCTATGGGCCCAAATGTAGGCCATTTAAATCGTATTACATCAATTGTAATCTATGCACCTGTCCTGTATCCGGTGTTTCCGTAGAAGCTCAATGTTCTAAAGACTCATCTTGTCCGACTGATACCAACATCGATTTTCAAGTTGCTATAAAGAATTATTGCATTCCCAATGTCATGTATATTTTTCCGTGCATCGAATGTGTCTGCTCCGAAAATGGCTTCTTCGTTCTCGATAAATGTGTTGAAAAATGTCAGACCCCCGCAAAGCAAGCATCGAGAACATGCATCCCAGGCACATATTATAGAAAAGATTGTCATATTTGCTTGTGTCCCGAAAACAGCAATTTAGATGAAAATCTTTGTACCAGGGCAACATGTAAAAGCAAAAACAGACCAGTTTTTCTGCAACTTAGAAGTTTAAAAATGCAATGTACACCATTTACATTTCTAAAACCTAGGTGTCTGTTTTGCGACTGTAACTTTGAAGGAACTGTCGACGAGAATAGATGCGTGGAATTAGATTGCACAAAAGCATCTAATATTCACTTAAATCCTGCTAATCAATCGTGTAGCCCTGGCGAAGTTGTTCCAAATTGCGTCGAATGCTTTTGCCCCAAAAATGGTATGACTAGTGATAGCTATTGTACAAGAGTCTGCAATTACCAAAACAAACTACGTATATTAGAAAAACTTGTCAATGAAAGTTATGTAGATTTATACAATACTGAAAATCTGAAACAAAATGAAGACGACGTATTATGTAAACccaatttcatatatattgagGATGAAAGGTATTGCTTGTGTCCTGAGAGCggatataaaagttttaaactcTGCACAACGATAAAAACTAGATTACAAACCCACTCGTCAAGAACACAAGACGCCGTTATCAACAACACTGAATGTGAACCCGGCACATTCGTAACGGTGGACTGCAATTCCtgttattgtaatgtaaatggTACAATTGATCTAAAATGGTGTACCTACGACGATTGTGAAGCTAAAAGAACAATAGTAGCCGGACATAAATATAGATCACATCCAATAACAACCATTAATACAGATGGAACATGTACACCTGGTTCAATATCAAAAGTGAAATGTAATTTCTGTATATGCCCAGAGAGTGGAATTTTAAAAGACCGAGCGTGTACTAAAAACAGTTGTTATGATGAAGAAATTGACCATACCATAGGTATGGATAAATTTACCTGCGCTCCCCTCACATATTATGAAGTCGATTGCAATATCTGCTTTTGTCCAAAGAATGGAATCAAAAATGTTGCTAAATGCACAAAGAATCATTGtgagaaaaatttaatgagaTCAAATGAATGTACCGCCGGGCATCTATTCACTGTCGATTGTAATGTATGTGTATGCCCGCCAAATGGCGATAAAATAGACAGAGTGTGCACTCAACATAAATGTGGCACTGCTCCTTTGAATCTTTCTAAGCTGTCACAATATGTAGATAAAATAGAGAATATAAGGTCGCTTGATCATTGTTTTCCCGGTGAGGAATTTACGATTGGATGCAAGGTTTGTGTGTGTCCTGAAATGGGTTTGAAAATGTATGCAAGTTGTGAAAATGTAGGATGTGAAGATACTGTGGAAACTAGCAACGGGCTATCG ataatagatacagaaaaaaCTAACGGAAATGCGGTATCCCATAATCGAGTGAAGAGATTCAATTTAGACCTATGTATGGAATATACAGTACACGTAGGGTCTGAAAGACATGAGTGTACGCCTGGATCTATGTATATAGTAAG ATGTCAACAATGCATATGTCCATATATGGGGAacatcaatttattttgtcGACCGCTTCCGAAAACAACCTACTGTGAACAAGCCTTTCCTGGATTTAATTACTTGCCCATGGGCAGAAAATGTGACAAGACaa ATAACACAGAAAGTACGAAGCCCAACTCTAACGAGACCATTGTTCTCGAAGTAGAGCACCAACATACACGATATAAATGCGAAAAACCTGGAAAGATATTAGATGACTGTTTTATATGCACTTGTGAAGATGGGTACGTCATAGAAGAACATTGCTTCAAAAGTGACGCCGGAAATTGTACGAACTCCAAGCCATTGTTTCTTGCTGACAATAGAGTGGTCCTTAATTAA
- the LOC110996777 gene encoding uncharacterized protein LOC110996777, whose amino-acid sequence MACLEHKFIKTLKKRHWRSTNTNDTIARSGLHGSLTKLIKINSETCSTPGKIVKKSFNSKAKVKKFPFNHQDIEKFRTLNSLSDKCEPGRMYRIDCNGCLCQESNNLVCEENLCLSKKGLIKMEAKKLSGKKCHQNESYGCVECNCVNRITVCKGIPQCDERAKLTGHAANVPLALNPNKEKCVPGTMYSVQCNQCHCQLDSTLRCTQKTCLNYAQALKLEKQRLHLEKHGL is encoded by the exons ATGGCGTGTCtagaacataaatttattaaaaccttaaaG AAACGCCATTGGAGATCAACTAATACTAACGATACAATCGCAAGGAGTGGCTTACACGGaagtctaacaaaactaattaAGATTAACTCAGAAACTTGTAGTACACCGGGCAAGATCGTAAAAAAGTCAT ttaattcaAAGGCAAAAGTTAAGAAATTCCCATTCAATCATCAGGATATAGAAAAGTTTCGGACTCTTAATAGTCTTTCTGATAAATGTGAGCCGGGGAGGATGTATCGTATTGATTGCAATGGATGTCTGTGCCAggaatcaaataatttagtttgcGAAGAAAATCTCTGCTTATCGAAAAAAGGTCTCATCAAAATGGAGGCAAAGAAACTCTCtg GTAAAAAATGTCATCAAAATGAATCGTATGGCTGCGTTGAATGCAATTGCGTGAATCGAATCACTGTTTGCAAAGGAATACCGCAGTGTGATGAACGTGCGAAATTGACTGGTCATGCCGCTAATGTGCCCTTGGCCTTGAACCCTAATAAAGAGAAATGTGTTCCGGGGACTATGTATAG TGTCCAATGCAACCAGTGCCATTGCCAGCTGGATTCTACACTCAGATGTACCCAAAAGACCTGCCTCAACTACGCCCAGGCGTTGAAACTTGAAAAGCAACGTCTTCACCTGGAAAAACATGGCCTATAA
- the LOC123689193 gene encoding uncharacterized protein LOC123689193: MKKQNLSKCIPTATSRGPCITCVCNIDGVYICRGIKCTQKTVLIVKTPECQSNVRYIKDHTVCTCSDSGRWLSENCRNVIRTLRTDLPIVHGNVRSNVTCKSDSLYLIDCNVCKCDKTGLIQSTSCTNRHCKTANKADTCVFGDFLRTHNEICLCSDVNYYIDKLCRKISPNLIQELKTADAKAVTDVGFKSNKKCIAYREYYIDCNHCICEENGELICTKKDCQPKKINARRTNNDELPTVQSVDDLCTPGQKYKLGCNTCICTPNEELSCTTMVCLDDFIIDGLALRRGLISSKD; encoded by the exons ATGAAAA AACAGAACTTAAGTAAATGCATACCAACTGCAACATCAAGAGGTCCATGCATAACTTGCGTATGCAATATCGATGGAGTTTACATCTGTCGCGGGATAAAATGCACTCAAAAAA cTGTCCTTATAGTGAAGACTCCAGAATGCCAATCGAACGTAAGATACATCAAAGATCACACGGTGTGTACATGTTCTGATAGTGGACGATGGCTTTCTGAAAACTGTCGAAACGTCATCCGTACTCTCAGAACAGACCTACCCATAGTTCATGGAAATGTAAGATCCAACGTCACTTGTAAATCAGACAGTCTATACCTTATCGATTGTAATGTTTGCAAATGCGATAAAACAGGCCTCATTCAATCAACAAGCTGCACAAATCGACATTGTAAAACTGCTAACAAAGCTGACACGTGCGTCTTCGGAGATTTCCTACGAACACATAATGAAATTTGCCTTTGTAGCGACGTAAATTACTATATCGATAAATTGTGCAGGAAAATAAGCCCCAATCTTATCCAGGAACTCAAGACTGCTGACGCAAAAGCAGTTACAGATGTAGGTTTTAAATCCAATAAAAAATGCATTGCATATagagaatattatattgattgcAACCATTGTATTTGCGAAGAGAATGGAGAATTGATTTGCACCAAAAAGGACTGCCAACCAAAGAAAATTAATGCTAGACGAACGAATAACGACGAACTACCTACAGTACAAAGCGTTGATGACCTTTGTACCCCGGGTCAAAAATACAAACTAGGTTGCAACACGTGCATTTGTACACCAAATGAAGAATTGTCTTGTACTACGATGGTCTGCTTggatgattttattatagacGGATTAGCATTGAGGAGAGGTTTAATATCATCGAAAGATTGA